Proteins encoded by one window of Vitis riparia cultivar Riparia Gloire de Montpellier isolate 1030 chromosome 11, EGFV_Vit.rip_1.0, whole genome shotgun sequence:
- the LOC117925336 gene encoding uncharacterized protein LOC117925336: MDHLEQCMRQMRVSDGSVVWDDFEGMPVASLPAKFRMPDIERYTGIGCPRLHLRLYSTVMRAHGLDESQMITLFPLSLSGAAQRWFASLESSRRWTWGDLAREFLRQFSFNTVVDVSRRELEALRQRSDESVSLFISRWRRKIAEIIDRPSERDQIQMVLRSLQPRIARHVVGVPFADFGSLVMALYDVEDGISRGL; encoded by the coding sequence ATGGACCACCTCGAGCAGTGTATGAGGCAGATGAGAGTGTCAGATGGATCAGTTGTTTGGGATGATTTTGAGGGTATGCCGGTAGCCAGTTTGCCGgctaagttcaggatgccagacATCGAGAGATATACAGGCATTGGTTGTCCACGCCTCCACCTCAGACTTTATAGCACCGTGATGAGGGCTCATGGTTTGGACGAGTCTCAGATGATTACTCTATTCCCCCTATCTCTGAGTGGGGCAGCCCAGCGATGGTTCGCTTCTTTGGAGTCTTCACGACGCTGGACATGGGGTGACTTGGCCAGGGAGTTCCTACGACAGTTTTCATTTAACACTGTCGTGGAtgtatcgaggagagagctaGAGGCTCTTAGGCAGAGATCGGACGAGTCAGTTTCTTTGTTCATTTCCCGCTGGCGCAGGAAGATTGCAGAGATTATTGACAGACCTTCAGAGCGAGATCAGATACAGATGGTCTTGAGAAGTTTACAGCCCAGGATCGCCAGGCATGTGGTCGGGGTACCGTTCGCAGATTTTGGGTCATTGGTTATGGCTTTATACgatgtcgaggacggcatctcgagaggATTATAG